One genomic segment of Tripterygium wilfordii isolate XIE 37 chromosome 9, ASM1340144v1, whole genome shotgun sequence includes these proteins:
- the LOC120005986 gene encoding uncharacterized protein LOC120005986 produces the protein MVRSVGTFTNQVMVFADDEATQLLHPHHDALVLTLQVANINLKQILIDNRSSANVLFLAAYKRMGLDETLILRKSTAMIGFNGKVSHSLDEVVLPIYAPGLNKQTRFSIVDSPYTYNAILGRPWLHAIKAVPYTYHQVLRYPTNGGVREILGDQHSSRSCY, from the coding sequence ATGGTACGGTCTGTAGGGACTTTCACTAACCAAGTGATGGTCTTTGCTGATGACGAAGCTACCCAACTTCTACATCCACACCATGATGCTTTGGTGCTTACGCTTCAGGTTGCAAACATTAATCTGAAGCAAATCTTGATTGACAACAGAAGTTCAGCCAATGTATTGTTTTTGGCTGCTTATAAAAGGATGGGTCTGGATGAGACTTTGATACTGCGGAAGTCGACAGCAATGATTGGGTTTAATGGCAAGGTGAGCCATTCATTGGATGAAGTTGTGTTGCCCATTTATGCCCCAGGATTGAACAAGCAGACCAGGTTCTCCATTGTGGATTCACCTTATACTTATAATGCCATTTTGGGACGCCCTTGGTTGCATGCCATAAAGGCCGTACCCTATACTTATCACCAAGTCCTACGCTACCCCACCAATGGTGGTGTTAGGGAAATCTTGGGGGATCAACACTCTTCTAGGAGTTGCTACTAA
- the LOC120005987 gene encoding uncharacterized protein LOC120005987, producing MTVSQYERKFEELYKFGRRYAPDEASKAEQFRQGLLPAIATYLVGMRLQTYADMVETILQYEMSFRESRRYWDTYRGRTASVAGTSSRGGQKSRGPMGRDRRDRVKVEVEIRGHEVAETTLEHPNFVGGMFLVSNCWARVLYDSGATSSFITSSFALALGLEVRPMRRTIVVDSSFGQFTCIQDWLMEQKAVLDFWERRITLNAPGGVVIQLRGSRGVPCPHFLDNPSYADCSVVSLTTSTPSGEVIAPMLVVEEFMDVFPEDFLGLPPRREIEFVIDLLPDTKPISIASYHMAPAELRELKHRCYL from the exons ATGACTGTGAGTCAGTATGAGAGGAAGTTTGAGGAACTATACAAATTTGGTAGGAGGTATGCACCAGATGAGGCGAGTAAGGCAGAGCAGTTCAGACAGGGGTTGCTTCCTGCTATAGCTACATATTTAGTGGGAATGAGGTTGCAGACTTATGCTGATATGGTGGAGACGATCTTACAGTATGAGATGAGTTTCAGGGAGTCCCGGAGGTATTGGGATACGTATAGAGGCCGAACAGCATCTGTGGCAGGTACTTCCTCTAGAGGAGGTCAAAAGAGCAGAGGACCGATGGGCAGAGACAGGAGGGACAGAGTGAAGGTCGAGGTAGAGATCAGAGGCCACGAGGTGGCAGAG ACTACACTAGAGCATCCGAACTTTGTTGGGGGTATGTTTCttgtttcaaattgttgggcTAGAGTGTTATATGATTCGGGTGCTACTAGTTCCTTTATCACATCTTCATTTGCATTGGCTTTGGGGTTAGAGGTGAGACCGATGAGGAGAACAATAGTGGTAGATTCGTCGTTCGGACAGTTCACTTGTATTCAAG ATTGGTTGATGGAGCAAAAAGCAGTTTTAGATTTTTGGGAGAGGAGGATTACTTTAAATGCGCCTGGTGGGGTAGTGATTCAATTGAGGGGATCGAGGGGTGTTCCTTGTCCACATTTTTTGGACAACCCCTCCTACGCCGATTGTTCAGTGGTGAGTTTGACTACTTCTACACCTAGTGGCGAGGTGATTGCCCCGATGCTTGTAGTGGAGGAGttcatggatgtttttcctgaggATTTTCTAGGTCTACCTCCACGGAGGGAGATAGAGTTTGTCATTGATTTGCTTCCGGATACAAAGCCAATTTCGATTGCTTCGTATCATATGGCTCCAGCAGAGTTGAGGGAGTTGAAG CACCGGTGttatttgtga